GTATTCGGCTAATAACTATATAGGCAAGCGTTGCGGTGATTAAAATGAGTCCCACCAACGCCATGGCATACAAAGAATGATCAGGGACATTAAACATCGTGTTTGTCCTCAAGATATTGGTAGGCAAGGATAGCTCGTTTACATACCGTGATGAATGAACCGACGCTAATGATAAGTAGTGACGTGTATAACACAGCCCCTTGTTGCCAGAATAGAGGCTCTATCGCTGTAAAAATACATGCAAATGTAAGTAAAGCCATTCGATGTTGTTTTGCCATAGGTCCACAAAAATTGGCAGGTGCTCCTGTACTCGTTGCCAAGGTTCTTACGTAAGCGGTCATAATCGCAAGTATTGCCGCACACCAAGCAATATCGACTGCGTAACTAAACTGGGGGAGTGCATAGCCCACAGCAACAATGACAAAAGCATCGGCAAACCTGTCTGGCATATCGTTAAAAAGTTCACCAGATGCGGTACTTTTCCCACCTTCCATAGCGACCATGCCATCGAACAAATTACACAATAAGCGAAATTGAATACATGTGGCAGCAAGCAGAGGCAAAAGCCAAATGAGTGGTCCAGAAGACAGTGGTAACAACACAAGACAGATTGCTGAGCAGGCTGCAAACAGCACGCTGAGTAATGAAATAGTGTTAGGAGTGATATTTTTATTGCTAAGCCATTTGGCAACGCGCTGAGCATATGTGCTTGAGCGTACCTTGAGTGGACGCCGACTTGATTTGTCTTCCACGATTTCCTTTTCCTTAGAATACGTATTCTTCAGCTCTTTTGAAGAATGGATGATCTTTGCCTTTATTTCGCGCCAGTATAAATGATCTACGACAGGCCAACAAGATACCATGAGTGGGGGTTACCTTTAGCACTTGAGACGATGTAAAGTGGAGAGTCTGAGGAAGAATGTTTACATTGGTTTATTAAATTCTACCGAAATAAATTGCTATTTGGCGCTATCTTGGGTCACATTACTGACCGCAATTAAAATAATATAACATTTAGGATTGGAATATGCGTATTAAAGCTATCTCCGCGGCCATGGTGTTGGCCTTTTCTCAGTACGTTGCTGCCGATGAAGGTATGTGGCAACCACA
This portion of the Pseudoalteromonas sp. GCY genome encodes:
- a CDS encoding CDP-alcohol phosphatidyltransferase family protein; amino-acid sequence: MEDKSSRRPLKVRSSTYAQRVAKWLSNKNITPNTISLLSVLFAACSAICLVLLPLSSGPLIWLLPLLAATCIQFRLLCNLFDGMVAMEGGKSTASGELFNDMPDRFADAFVIVAVGYALPQFSYAVDIAWCAAILAIMTAYVRTLATSTGAPANFCGPMAKQHRMALLTFACIFTAIEPLFWQQGAVLYTSLLIISVGSFITVCKRAILAYQYLEDKHDV